One genomic window of Cannabis sativa cultivar Pink pepper isolate KNU-18-1 chromosome 2, ASM2916894v1, whole genome shotgun sequence includes the following:
- the LOC133034129 gene encoding uncharacterized protein LOC133034129: protein MKNKLGFESCFTVEAIGSSGGLAFFWKIAEEACLLGYSQNHVDFEITVTGTSSWRLTGFYGEPNRSLRRQTWTLLRTLFSESQLPWCVIGDFNNIGNQAEKRGGRAYPTALIAGFQSVLSDYSLHDMELRGYPYTLERGHASGNLVEIRLDKALVSQRWLDNFHQVTLSNHPISSSDHTLILLEFHDSPHRDNVYHFCFENSWCREPMCAQIVKSCWENNSHLSLLDKIKVCSSQLDSWGKSLTGNFKNQIAKSKKKMTAMKHLGFDNCYQDYVTEKNNYFAILAQQKSIGSRDPSSFANGTFQNTVANDIRCNIDENQNNILLQPISSDEVRHALFQMHPDKAPGPDGMGPGFFQKHWDIVGPDIVNMVTDFFASGVIPIDLNITNLVLVPKKKNFVSMSDLRPIALCNVLYKSAFIPSRLISDNVMIAFEVMHYLKRKTKGKKGFMTLKLDMSKAYDRVEWDYLHAVMSHMGFHSKWIDLVMSCITSVSYNVIHGGHVVGPIIPSCGIRQGDPLSTYLFIMCAEGLTALINKFEARRAIQGCKVARGAPSITHMLFAYDSYLFCQATTEAATSVNTLLHTFQLAFGQQVNFSKSSVFFSPNTTTQSRSGICSVLGMVEASDGSLYLGLPNIIGRNKTSILGFLKNKVMSRINSWDGKFLSRAGKEILLKAVIQSLPTYAMSVFLIPIGICEDIEKLMASFWWKTSSRKGQGHKTQQVRQEAVRIIGNGDTTRILSTPWVPDTNNRLVTSTHPALLQNNVSSLFSMETRSWDSDVVNYLFNNRDARLILSLPLSPTAASNFWSSSGDRTGLFLLQKNKTQHVSSDNSGFLHKLWQLKIPPKVKNLLWRAITDCLPTCLQLVKKHVSISAICPVCTDQAESIVHVLLICPFAMSCWRTLGITYEPIYPLSFGGWFEKALTTLDEEIASQAAMLCWAIWKAQNLVVWKNKASLRTEVIASAQITLDHWRNAQDNTSLSSLFFDNRGDGAERWTTPEVNKIKINVDAALFSRDNSYGFGIVARDSSGKLIEAKSCYYGGVYDAKVVEAMGVKEALNWIKSKNWSDVEVETDSMPTVQGIRSNQSLNSIFGLIIHDCQILFSSLNNVKICFIRRSVNRVAHVVARHSCFLSGRSIFEYNAWDELISLLYSEC, encoded by the exons atgaaaaataaattaggcTTTGAATCTTGTTTTACTGTTGAAGCAATTGGAAGCTCTGGTGGGCTGGCATTTTTTTGGAAAATTGCTGAGGAAGCCTGTCTTCTTGGATATTCTCAGAATCACGTTGATTTTGAAATCACGGTTACTGGTACGAGTTCTTGGCGCCTCACCGGATTCTATGGTGAACCCAACCGTTCCTTACGACGTCAGACTTGGACTCTCCTACGCACTCTTTTCTCCGAATCGCAACTCCCATGGTGTGTCATCGGTGACTTTAATAACATTGGTAATCAAGCTGAAAAACGAGGAGGACGTGCTTATCCCACTGCTCTTattgctggattccaatctgtTCTGAGCGACTATTCTTTACATGATATGGAGCTCCGTGGATATCCCTACACCTTGGAACGAGGCCATGCGTCTGGAAACTTGGTCGAGATAAGGCTTGACAAAGCCTTAGTTTCTCAACGATGGCTTGATAACTTTCATCAGGTAACTCTGTCTAACCACCCTATCTCCTCTTCGGATCACACTCTTATATTGTTGGAATTTCATGACAGCCCCCATAGAGataatgtttatcatttttgttttgaaaaCTCCTGGTGCCGTGAACCTATGTGTGCTCAGATTGTGAAATCTTGTTGGGAAAATAATAGTCACCTTTCTCTGCTTGATAAGATTAAAGTGTGTAGTTCTCAATTGGATAGCTGGGGGAAAAGTCTTACTGGTAACTTTAAGAATCAGATTGCTAAAAGTAAGAAAAAGATGACTGCTATGAAACATTTAGGCTTTGACAACTGCTATCAAGATTATGTAActgagaaaaataattattttgcgATTCTTGCTCAGCAAAAATCTATTGGAAGTAGAGATCCAAGCAGTTTTG CAAATGGCACCTTTCAAAATACTGTTGCTAATGATATTAGGTGTAATATTGATGAAAATCAAAATAACATCTTGCTACAGCCTATTTCATCTGATGAAGTTAGACATGCCCTTTTCCAAATGCATCCTGATAAGGCTCCGGGCCCTGATGGTATGGGGCCGGGTTTCTTCCAAAAACACTGGGATATTGTTGGGCCCGACATAGTAAACATGGTCACTGATTTCTTTGCTTCTGGTGTCATTCCTATTGATCTGAATATCACAAACCTTGTTTTGGTTCCTAAGAAGAAAAACTTTGTCTCCATGAGTGACTTAAGACCGATTGCCCTTTGCAATGTGCTATACAAA AGTGCTTTTATTCCTAGTAGACTTATTTCTGATAATGTGATGATTGCTTTTGAGGTAATGCACTATTTAAAGCGGAAGACAAAAGGCAAGAAGGGGTTTATGACACTTAAACTTgacatgagtaaagcatatgacCGTGTTGAGTGGGACTATCTCCATGCTGTTATGTCTCATATGGGGTTTCATTCGAAGTGGATTGATCTTGTTATGTCTTGCATTACTTCGGTCAGTTATAATGTCATCCATGGAGGTCATGTTGTTGGCCCTATCATTCCATCCTGTGGTATCCGGCAAGGCGACCCCCTTTCCACTTATTTGTTCATCATGTGTGCTGAAGGACTTACGGCGCTTATCAACAAGTTTGAGGCAAGACGGGCTATTCAAGGTTGCAAGGTGGCTCGTGGTGCCCCTTCTATCACTCACATGTTATTTGCATACGACAGCTATCTCTTTTGTCAGGCCACTACAGAAGCTGCTACGAGTGTTAATACTCTTCTACATACCTTCCAACTGGCGTTTGGACAACAAGTAAATTTTTCCAAGTCTTCTGTCTTCTTTAGTCCTAACACTACTACCCAATCTCGTTCTGGTATTTGCTCTGTGCTTGGGATGGTTGAAGCGTCAGATGGAAGTCTGTATCTTGGTTTACCTAACATTATTGGCCGAAACAAGACCTCTATTCTTGGCTTCTTAAAGAATAAGGTCATGTCTCGTATCAATAGTTGGGATGGTAAGTTCTTATCTCGAGCTGGCAAAGAAATTCTCCTTAAGGCTGTGATCCAATCTTTGCCAACCTATGCTATGAGTGTCTTTCTTATTCCGATTGGCATTTGTGAGGATATTGAGAAGCTTATGGCAAGCTTTTGGTGGAAAACAAGTTCAAGAAAGGGTCAAG ggcataaaacccaacaggttcgTCAAGAGGCAGTTCGTATTATTGGCAATGGTGACACAACCAGAATTCTCTCAACACCATGGGTCCCTGATACTAACAATAGGCTTGTTACTTCAACACATCCAGCTCTCTTGCAGAACAATGTGAGTTCTCTCTTTTCCATGGAAACTCGTAGTTGGGATTCTGATGTCGTCAATTACCTGTTTAACAACCGGGATGCACGTCTGATTCTCAGTCTCCCTTTATCACCAACTGCTGCTTCTAATTTTTGGTCTTCGTCGGGAGACCGTACTGGGCTATTTTTGCTTCAGAaaaacaaaacccaacatgtcAGCTCTGATAATTCTGGATTTTTGCATAAACTGTGGCAATTGAAGATCCCGCCCAAGGTCAAGAACTTGTTATGGCGTGCTATCACTGACTGTCTTCCCACCTGTCTTCAACTGGTGAAAAAACATGTAAGCATTTCTGCAATCTGCCCCGTTTGTACTGATCAAGCCGAGTCTATTGTCCATGTGCTTCTCATTTGCCCTTTTGCTATGTCATGTTGGCGTACTCTTGGTATCACTTATGAACCGATATACCCTTTATCCTTTGGTGGCTGGTTTGAGAAAGCTCTTACAACTCTTGATGAGGAGATTGCATCACAGGCTGCTATGCTCTGTTGGGCAATTTGGAAAGCCCAAAATCTTGTTGTATGGAAGAATAAAGCATCCTTACGAACTGAAGTTATTGCATCAGCACAAATAACTCTTGATCACTGGCGTAACGCTCAAGATAACACttctttatcttctctattttttGATAATAGAGGAGATGGAGCTGAGCGTTGGACTACACCTGAAGTGAATAAAATCAAGATAAATGTTGATGCTGCACTCTTTTCACGGGATAACTCTTATGGATTCGGGATTGTTGCTCGAGATAGCTCGGGTAAGCTCATTGAGGCCAAATCGTGCTATTATGGAGGTGTCTATGATGCGAAAGTTGTTGAAGCAATGGGAGTCAAAGAAGCTCTCAACTGGATCAAAAGTAAGAACTGGTCTGATGTAGAGGTTGAGACAGATAGCATGCCCACTGTGCAAGGCATTCGTAGTAACCAATCCTTAAATTCTATTTTTGGTTTGATTATTCATGACTGTCAAATTTTATTCTCTTCTCTAAATAATGTTAAGATTTGTTTTATCAGACGATCAGTAAACCGAGTTGCCCATGTTGTTGCAAGGCACTCTTGTTTTCTCTCTGGTCGTAGCATTTTTGAGTATAATGCTTGGGATGAGTTAATCTCCCTCTTGTATTCTGAATGCTAA